One window of Triticum dicoccoides isolate Atlit2015 ecotype Zavitan chromosome 5A, WEW_v2.0, whole genome shotgun sequence genomic DNA carries:
- the LOC119303947 gene encoding uncharacterized protein LOC119303947 yields the protein MPATMPLTLSPARLLLLHRGRQAKVQQPRSLARLRCAPDEVAATTAEQQQGEEEELVLLASYRTAFNEVIMVIDSPSNRYLVLDPTQNVHSILPKKSAWTNSYWDECVSLPTVVPRGPVALLGLGAGTAAHMMLEVWPWIELIGWEIDPTVIELSRDYFGMSTLEKTTELGGSLSVHIGDALSPSATVEGGFAGIVVDLFADGKVLPQLQEVETWLEIAKKLMPDGRIMVNCGAGDTAVSLAADGDVSSWVQNPTIKALCSAFPGQLNWKRLSEKESVNYIALTGPLPDLEEWSTSVPSELSLRVKQWVPCELA from the exons ATGCCGGCCACCATGCCGCTAACCTTGTCCCcggcccgcctcctcctcctccaccgcggcCGCCAAGCCAAGGTCCAGCAGCCGCGCTCCCTCGCGCGGCTCCGCTGCGCCCCCGACGAGGTCGCGGCCACGACCGCCGAGCAGcagcagggggaggaggaggagctggtgctCCTCGCCTCCTACCGCACCGCCTTCAACGAGGTCATCATGGTCATCGACTCGCCCTCCAACCGCTACCTCGTCCTCGACCCCACCC AGAATGTCCACAGCATTCTCCCCAAGAAGAGCGCCTGGACCAATTCCTACTGG GATGAGTGTGTCAGCCTACCTACCGTTGTTCCACGCGGCCCTGTTGCACTTCTAGGTTTG GGTGCTGGGACAGCAGCACACATGATGCTAGAAGTTTGGCCTTGGATAGAACTTATCGGATGGGAGATTGATCCGACG GTAATTGAATTGTCGAGGGATTATTTTGGTATGTCCACTTTAGAGAAGACCACGGAACTAGGTGGTTCACTTTCAGTGCATATTGGCGATGCACTTTCCCCATCGGCTACAGTCGAAGGAGGATTTGCTG GTATTGTTGTTGATTTATTTGCTGATGGAAAAGTCTTACCTCAGCTACAGGAA GTTGAAACTTGGTTAGAGATTGCGAAGAAGCTGATGCCCGATGGTCGAATCATGGTCAACTGCGGCGCTGGAGATACCGCCGTATCTCTTGCTGCCGACGGGGATGTTTCCTCCTGGGTTCAGAATCCCACAATCAAGGCTCTATGCTCTGCATTTCCAGGGCAA CTAAACTGGAAGAGGCTTTCGGAGAAGGAGAGCGTAAACTACATCGCGTTGACGGGTCCCCTTCCGGATTTGGAGGAGTGGTCAACCTCGGTTCCTAGCGAGCTGAGCCTGAGAGTGAAACAATGGGTGCCTTGCGAGCTGGCGTGA